The segment CCTCCGACGCCCTGGCCCTCAAAGCCGCCGGCTGCGTGGCGCTCACCGACGACGCCTTCCCGCTGCCCGAGCAGAAGCACCGCCGGCAGGCCCTGGCGGCCGCCGCTGCCGCCGGACTGCCCTTCATCGCCCACTGCGAGGACAAGTCCCTCAGCCGTGGCGCGCCGATGAACGAGGGCGCGGCGAGCCACCGCCTGGGCGTTGCCGGCCAGCCGGGACGCGCCGAGAGCCTCGCGGCCGAGAGCTGGTTGGAGCTCCACGACCTCGGTGCCCGCCTCCACCTGGCTCATGTCTCCACGGCAGAGACCGTCGCGGCGCTGCGCCGGGCCATGCCGCACTGGCAGGGGCGTCTCTCGGCCGAGACGGCCCCCCACTACTTCGCCCTGACCGATGAGGCAGTGCTTGAGCACGGGACCGACGCGAAGATGAACCCGCCGCTGCGGTCGGAAGCCGACCGCCAGGCTGTGGCGGCGGCTGTCGCCGAGGGCCTCCTGTCGGTGATCGCCACCGACCACGCCCCGCACACGCCGGCCGAGAAGGCCCTGGGGCTTGAGCGGGCGCCTTTCGGCGTGGTAGGCCTGGAGACGGCGCTGGCCGTGACCCTCACGGCCCTGCCGGAGGGCCTGGGGCTGCCGCAAAGGCTGCTGCCGCTGACAGCTACACCGGCGCGGGTGCTGGGGCTGCCCGCCGGAGGGCTGGTCCCGGGAGCTACTGCGGACCTGGTCATCATTGATCCGCACGCCTCCTGGACGGTCCAGCCCTCCGCTTTCCTGTCCCGCGGGCGGAACACACCGTTCGCCGGCGAGACCCTTACCGGCCGGGTCTGGGGCACGGTTGTGGGTGCATCGGTGGTGTACCACGACGGCAAGGCCGTGCCGTGATCCGGCCCCGAGGATTGCCTTTTGGGGGTGTCTTGTACTAAAATATCCGTCTAGCGGGGGCGTTCCCGGGGCCTGTGAGGTCGTAGCCTACCGAATTGCCTTGGAGGGTGCATGAATCTGCCGTGGGCTGAAGAGCTGGCCATAGACGTCGGCACCGCGAACCTCCACATATCCCTGAAGCAGGGGGGAGTGGTGGTGCGGGAGCCCGCTCTGGTGGCCTACGCTGAAGGCCGGCGGCGGCCGGTCGCGTTCGGTCTGGAGGCCCGGCGGCTGCAGGAGCGGGCAGTGGAGGGGGTGCGCGTCGTCCAGCCGATCCGGGAGGGCGTGATCGCGGACTTTGACGCCGCCGTCATGCTACTGCGGCACTTCATCCACCAGGCGTTGGGGCGGCGCCCGATGCTCAACCCCGTCGTCGTGACGGCCTGCCCCACGGGGGCGACGGCCGTGGAGCAGCGCGCCCTGCAGGACGCGATCCGCGCGGCCGGCGGAGGTCGTATCCTGGTCATCCAGAAGGCTCTGGCAGCGGCCATTGGCGCCGGCGTGTCATTGGACACGATTGAGACACAATTCGTCGTGGATATCGGCGCCGGGGCAACCGACATCGGCGCCGTCTCGATGGGGCTCTTGACGGCGGGCGCCTCGCCGCCGGTCGCCGGCGACCGGATTGACGAGGCCATCGTGCGGCACGTCAAGCGTACTCAGAGCATCCGCATCAGCACCACCACCGCCGAAGAGATGAAGATCCAGGTCGGCGCCGTGGACCCCCTGCTTAGCGGCAACAACAGCGGCTTCTCCACCTCAACCGACGAGCTGCAGGCGTACGACGTGAGCCTCGACGACATCCCCGCTGTGGTCGCAGCGACGCTGCAGCCGGTATACGACGAGATTGCCTGGCTCATCGAGGAACTGCCGCCCAAGCCGCGGGCCGAGCTGGGGGCCAATGGCATCGTCCTCACCGGTGGCACAGCGCTGCTGAAGGGCCTGGCTGAGCACATGGCCGAGTGGCTGGGGCTGCCTGTGCGTGTGGCTACCGACCCCATGTCCTGCACCGTCCTGGGGCTGCAGTCCATCGTCAATGACATGCAGGCCCTGTCGCTGGGCGGGCGTCGGTTCGGCACTGTCTCCTCGATGTTCTAGGTCATCGCTCCACTACCGCTGCAGCACCCCACCCCGCAGACAAGAGCCGCACCGGCAGCAAGGGCCGCGCACGTGCATCTACGCCTTCTGGCGGGTGCCATTGCGCTGAGCGGCAGGCCGCT is part of the bacterium genome and harbors:
- a CDS encoding dihydroorotase; amino-acid sequence: MHALTLTGGFVVDPGSGFAAPADVFIADGRVAAVRPPGEQRPNGETLDVAGRVVAPGLVDIHVHLREPGQTHKETIASGTRAAVAGGFTTVCCMPNTDPSLDRPERVREVQEIIRRDAACHVHVIGAISLDNDPDRPSDALALKAAGCVALTDDAFPLPEQKHRRQALAAAAAAGLPFIAHCEDKSLSRGAPMNEGAASHRLGVAGQPGRAESLAAESWLELHDLGARLHLAHVSTAETVAALRRAMPHWQGRLSAETAPHYFALTDEAVLEHGTDAKMNPPLRSEADRQAVAAAVAEGLLSVIATDHAPHTPAEKALGLERAPFGVVGLETALAVTLTALPEGLGLPQRLLPLTATPARVLGLPAGGLVPGATADLVIIDPHASWTVQPSAFLSRGRNTPFAGETLTGRVWGTVVGASVVYHDGKAVP
- a CDS encoding rod shape-determining protein: MNLPWAEELAIDVGTANLHISLKQGGVVVREPALVAYAEGRRRPVAFGLEARRLQERAVEGVRVVQPIREGVIADFDAAVMLLRHFIHQALGRRPMLNPVVVTACPTGATAVEQRALQDAIRAAGGGRILVIQKALAAAIGAGVSLDTIETQFVVDIGAGATDIGAVSMGLLTAGASPPVAGDRIDEAIVRHVKRTQSIRISTTTAEEMKIQVGAVDPLLSGNNSGFSTSTDELQAYDVSLDDIPAVVAATLQPVYDEIAWLIEELPPKPRAELGANGIVLTGGTALLKGLAEHMAEWLGLPVRVATDPMSCTVLGLQSIVNDMQALSLGGRRFGTVSSMF